A DNA window from Nitrospira sp. contains the following coding sequences:
- a CDS encoding LPS export ABC transporter permease LptF (MaGe:77308574), translated as MALVILRTLLDRYIFTELLAPFGLSLGALCFVMLTRELLRLVELLVSKGVGLWSVLKVFATLLPSFLVLTLPIAGIIASITAFGRLSFDKELVAMRAAGLSLYRLTQPVLLFALSVFTLTLVLSQWGQPWSSVNLKKVALNLLRDQLVLALERGTFNEPVPKLVIYIPDSGSGQAAPGIFVSDERSPNEPRIIVADDFQVLMDPEHEQVALRLVNGVIHSQPDIVDQYQQVAFTSYDLKMSLNQSGYATTEERPTHASIIAQLDASQWKDTQALRRLMEYYKDLAFPTASLVFCLLGVPVGIVSKRSGRMGGFAVGVLIVVAYYILNIACEFLVTTLWISPFAGAWMPNGLFALLTVWLFWKMSYE; from the coding sequence GTGGCTCTTGTGATTCTACGAACACTACTCGACCGGTATATTTTCACTGAACTCCTCGCCCCGTTCGGGCTGAGCCTTGGTGCGCTGTGCTTCGTGATGCTCACACGGGAACTCCTGCGTCTCGTGGAACTCCTGGTCTCAAAAGGAGTCGGCCTCTGGTCGGTGTTGAAAGTCTTCGCCACGCTGCTTCCCTCGTTTCTGGTTCTGACACTACCTATCGCCGGTATCATCGCCTCCATCACAGCCTTTGGACGCCTCTCCTTCGACAAAGAATTGGTGGCGATGCGGGCGGCGGGGCTCAGCCTGTACCGCTTGACTCAGCCAGTCCTATTGTTCGCCCTCTCGGTGTTTACGCTGACCCTCGTCCTCTCTCAATGGGGGCAGCCCTGGAGCTCGGTCAACCTGAAGAAAGTTGCGCTCAACCTGCTTCGCGATCAGCTGGTCTTGGCTCTGGAACGAGGCACATTCAATGAACCCGTCCCCAAACTGGTGATCTATATTCCCGATAGCGGATCGGGGCAGGCGGCACCGGGGATTTTCGTATCGGACGAACGCAGCCCCAATGAACCGCGAATTATCGTAGCCGACGACTTTCAGGTTCTTATGGATCCGGAGCACGAGCAAGTCGCCCTTCGGCTCGTGAACGGCGTCATTCATAGCCAGCCAGATATCGTCGATCAATATCAACAGGTGGCCTTTACCAGTTACGACCTCAAAATGAGTCTCAACCAAAGCGGCTACGCCACGACGGAAGAGCGGCCGACGCATGCCTCCATCATCGCGCAACTCGATGCCAGCCAGTGGAAAGACACACAGGCCTTGCGCCGCTTGATGGAATATTACAAGGATCTCGCGTTTCCCACGGCCTCATTAGTGTTTTGCCTGCTGGGCGTCCCGGTCGGCATTGTCTCCAAACGGTCGGGGCGCATGGGAGGATTCGCGGTCGGGGTGTTGATCGTCGTCGCGTATTATATTTTGAATATCGCCTGCGAGTTTCTCGTCACCACGCTCTGGATCTCTCCGTTTGCCGGCGCATGGATGCCGAACGGATTATTCGCGCTTCTCACGGTCTGGTTGTTCTGGAAGATGAGCTACGAATAA
- a CDS encoding Tetratricopeptide repeat protein (MaGe:77308572) yields the protein MAVDRTKVLQTAQLLAAKGQYDAAIAEWRKLAGEVSNDGSIHNSIGDLHLKRNAVPDAIAAFLQAAAGFRSEGATLKAIAAYKKVLKVDPTRYEVYRHLGDLNAERGLLSSAVQDYLTLGKYYLKERKGKEALEVYKRIVSQDPSNLDAQQRVAELCLQENLQGEATKVYLQLGRERSAQGRYDEAKDAYLAVLRIDPKNNEAVQFVEGVQKSGAVSGKPVASGGPATVASRLSEPLDLLAEATRRMDEKQYAGAEAILNQLLTREPGNPQVCQLLARLHLQRGDVQVALGEYRFLAGAALRAQDYPLAEALVAEFLAAEPNSVPLIELSAELFEEKGNAAAAAEQYAKAVELLLLHPEPGMESLHEELFEKVKVLAPGSDMVTRLAALMGYGISAKPAGAVLDNPPIDAQPIEKAKVQPIPNHDAVPDTAPVFVTASEQVDDGQPAPLAVLAEDPEPLLPGAWLAAASSELPEAAESVSVEPMGIPSDPAEAPLAAVVEQVPDYEAHFTLGIAYKDMGLFEDAMDEFQLAQADESFYLDSCLMTALCQKDQRAFKPAIRGLETVLSDPRCQGAKSQAIRYELGMLYEAESQWEQAVSIYKLIPSFHDVPQRLESLRGKASSVQSEFRLAS from the coding sequence TTGGCCGTTGATCGGACAAAAGTTCTGCAGACTGCGCAGTTATTGGCCGCCAAAGGCCAGTACGATGCGGCCATTGCGGAGTGGCGGAAACTGGCCGGAGAAGTCTCGAACGACGGCAGCATCCACAACTCGATCGGGGATCTTCATCTCAAGCGCAACGCCGTGCCGGATGCGATCGCGGCATTCCTTCAAGCGGCAGCCGGTTTCCGGTCGGAAGGCGCGACGCTCAAAGCTATTGCGGCATACAAGAAAGTTCTCAAGGTCGATCCCACCCGGTATGAAGTCTACCGCCACCTTGGCGATCTCAATGCTGAACGCGGCTTATTAAGCAGCGCGGTCCAGGACTATCTCACGCTGGGCAAGTATTACCTCAAAGAGCGAAAAGGCAAAGAGGCGCTGGAGGTCTATAAGAGAATCGTCAGCCAGGATCCGTCGAATCTCGATGCCCAGCAGCGTGTTGCCGAGCTGTGTCTCCAAGAAAATCTTCAGGGCGAAGCGACCAAGGTGTATCTGCAACTTGGCCGAGAACGATCGGCGCAGGGTCGTTATGACGAAGCGAAGGACGCGTATCTCGCGGTCTTGCGGATCGATCCGAAAAACAATGAAGCCGTCCAGTTTGTCGAGGGGGTGCAAAAGAGCGGGGCCGTTTCCGGGAAACCCGTTGCATCCGGGGGGCCGGCCACGGTGGCCAGCCGCTTGTCGGAGCCGTTGGATTTGCTTGCGGAAGCCACGCGGCGGATGGACGAGAAACAGTATGCCGGGGCCGAAGCGATTCTCAACCAATTGCTGACACGGGAACCGGGGAATCCGCAGGTCTGTCAATTGCTCGCGCGGTTGCATTTGCAGCGGGGCGATGTACAGGTGGCGCTGGGCGAATACCGTTTTCTGGCCGGCGCGGCGCTGCGCGCGCAGGATTATCCCTTGGCCGAAGCGCTGGTTGCGGAGTTTCTCGCTGCGGAACCGAACTCGGTGCCGCTCATTGAGCTGTCGGCCGAGTTGTTTGAGGAAAAAGGCAATGCAGCGGCGGCGGCTGAACAGTACGCAAAAGCCGTGGAGCTGCTCTTATTGCATCCCGAGCCGGGGATGGAGAGTTTGCATGAAGAGTTGTTTGAGAAAGTGAAGGTCCTGGCGCCTGGCTCAGACATGGTGACCCGCTTAGCCGCGCTTATGGGGTATGGGATTTCGGCTAAGCCTGCTGGCGCAGTCCTGGATAATCCGCCGATCGATGCTCAGCCGATCGAGAAAGCCAAAGTTCAGCCTATTCCTAATCATGACGCGGTTCCGGATACTGCTCCTGTGTTTGTGACTGCAAGCGAGCAAGTGGATGATGGGCAACCGGCTCCATTGGCAGTCTTGGCGGAAGATCCAGAGCCGTTGCTTCCCGGTGCGTGGCTGGCGGCTGCATCTTCGGAGCTTCCTGAAGCGGCTGAATCTGTCTCGGTTGAGCCGATGGGGATTCCCTCTGATCCCGCTGAGGCGCCATTGGCAGCAGTTGTAGAGCAGGTGCCCGACTATGAGGCGCATTTCACATTGGGGATTGCCTACAAGGATATGGGGCTGTTCGAAGACGCTATGGACGAGTTTCAGCTCGCACAGGCCGACGAGTCGTTCTATCTGGATTCTTGTCTCATGACCGCCTTGTGCCAGAAGGATCAACGCGCCTTCAAGCCGGCGATTCGCGGGCTTGAAACGGTGCTCTCGGATCCCCGTTGCCAGGGGGCGAAGAGCCAGGCGATCCGCTATGAGCTGGGCATGCTATACGAAGCCGAATCGCAATGGGAGCAGGCGGTCAGCATCTACAAGCTGATTCCGTCGTTTCATGATGTGCCGCAACGGCTGGAATCGCTTCGCGGCAAGGCGTCCTCCGTTCAGAGCGAATTCCGTCTCGCCAGTTAG
- a CDS encoding conserved membrane protein of unknown function (Evidence 4 : Unknown function but conserved in other organisms; MaGe:77308579) gives MPKLITVQRPEQVTRQARDYVKTYILIPSGLVGLVSMLGGVAGLGYQLFATDLYTWQTFLQSTGLIALGVALGFAQSRYHWYLLQTFPDVLAARVRSATKKGKKAGKESEAPQIVHRGKQFVSVAYLLGTGVLLGVSWLATSMGQVMIVPAILLPWAGFYWARLFFWRGRV, from the coding sequence GTGCCTAAGTTGATTACTGTCCAGCGGCCTGAACAGGTCACGAGACAAGCACGAGACTATGTCAAAACATACATCCTAATTCCCTCGGGTCTCGTCGGCTTAGTGAGCATGTTAGGAGGAGTCGCAGGGCTTGGGTATCAGCTCTTTGCGACGGATCTCTATACCTGGCAGACCTTTCTTCAGAGCACGGGGTTGATCGCACTCGGCGTCGCGCTCGGGTTTGCCCAATCTCGCTATCACTGGTATCTCTTGCAGACGTTTCCCGATGTGCTAGCGGCTCGAGTACGGTCGGCGACGAAAAAGGGAAAGAAGGCGGGAAAAGAGAGCGAGGCTCCTCAGATAGTGCATCGAGGAAAGCAGTTTGTTTCCGTGGCCTATCTACTCGGAACTGGAGTGCTGCTGGGAGTGTCGTGGCTGGCGACGTCGATGGGACAGGTCATGATTGTTCCGGCTATTCTCCTGCCGTGGGCCGGATTCTATTGGGCGCGGCTGTTTTTCTGGCGGGGACGAGTGTAG
- a CDS encoding Putative Permease, YjgP/YjgQ family (Evidence 3 : Putative function from multiple computational evidences; MaGe:77308575), whose amino-acid sequence MTILFRYILREYAKIFLMCFSGLMTIYLVIDFFEKVRRFLKFDANMVDVLTYFVLKTPAISFQITPLAILMATLLTLGLFARNNEITAMRSCGISLTWIASPFLIFATGISLILLSFSSTVIPLALEKAEEIRLVRIEKKPAPMAVKAPRPWIRMGSDSLLHIAEVEVGGTMLHRIHLYHFHNGFRLDRMTEAATAAYTPEGWVLQNGNQRRFSPDGSVALLQFEQLPVELSLIPDDFSTWLAGDSETMTIRNIRGYMSRFKNEGSLFARLQTDYYGRLAFPFVAVIMVIVGLALSLRRSGVRGGTMAVGIGQAFVVGFCYWTTHSIAIALGRGGLLAPMLAGWIANLLFASFGLYLLLKVRY is encoded by the coding sequence ATGACCATTCTCTTTCGCTATATTCTTCGCGAGTACGCCAAGATCTTCCTGATGTGCTTTTCGGGACTGATGACCATCTATCTCGTGATCGACTTTTTTGAAAAAGTCCGACGCTTTCTCAAATTCGACGCCAACATGGTCGACGTCCTCACCTATTTCGTCCTGAAGACTCCGGCCATTTCGTTTCAAATCACTCCGCTGGCGATTCTCATGGCGACGCTCCTAACCCTGGGACTCTTCGCACGCAACAATGAAATCACCGCCATGCGAAGTTGCGGAATCAGCTTGACCTGGATTGCCTCGCCTTTCCTCATCTTTGCCACGGGCATTTCCTTGATTCTCCTGAGCTTCAGCTCGACCGTGATTCCCCTGGCCTTAGAAAAGGCTGAAGAAATCAGGCTCGTCCGCATCGAAAAGAAGCCGGCCCCCATGGCCGTCAAAGCGCCTCGCCCTTGGATCCGCATGGGATCGGACAGTCTCCTGCACATTGCGGAGGTCGAAGTCGGCGGAACGATGCTCCATCGAATCCACCTCTATCACTTTCACAACGGGTTTCGGCTAGACCGGATGACCGAAGCCGCCACTGCGGCCTATACCCCGGAGGGATGGGTGCTCCAGAACGGAAACCAGCGGCGCTTCTCCCCCGACGGATCGGTCGCGCTGCTCCAATTCGAACAGCTGCCAGTGGAGTTATCGCTGATCCCCGACGATTTTTCGACTTGGCTAGCCGGCGACTCCGAAACGATGACGATCAGAAATATTCGTGGATACATGAGCCGGTTCAAGAATGAGGGCAGTTTATTTGCACGCCTCCAGACCGACTACTACGGACGGCTGGCCTTTCCCTTCGTCGCGGTCATCATGGTGATCGTCGGCCTTGCCCTCAGCTTGCGCCGAAGCGGCGTTCGCGGCGGCACGATGGCGGTGGGTATCGGCCAGGCCTTTGTCGTGGGCTTCTGTTATTGGACCACGCATTCCATCGCCATTGCCTTGGGACGTGGTGGATTGCTGGCTCCCATGCTGGCGGGCTGGATCGCCAACCTGCTCTTTGCGAGCTTTGGTCTCTACCTTCTCCTCAAAGTGCGCTACTGA
- a CDS encoding Acyl carrier protein (MaGe:77308577), with translation MADQAIVDKIIQALAEYLKRDAGTIKAAHHLRDDLGLDSMAVIELLYKIEETFDLQIPDQDLVGLTTVESVAAYVEQRLAPAKPAVKKAASKPATTKSPTKRKAKA, from the coding sequence ATGGCTGACCAAGCAATTGTCGACAAGATTATCCAGGCGCTTGCGGAATATTTGAAACGGGATGCTGGAACGATCAAAGCCGCGCACCATCTGCGCGATGACCTCGGCCTGGATTCCATGGCTGTGATCGAGTTGCTCTATAAAATTGAAGAAACGTTCGACCTCCAAATCCCCGACCAGGATCTGGTCGGCCTGACCACCGTCGAATCCGTTGCCGCCTATGTCGAACAACGCCTGGCACCGGCAAAGCCGGCCGTGAAGAAAGCCGCTTCAAAACCTGCAACAACGAAGTCTCCCACCAAGCGGAAGGCGAAAGCATGA
- a CDS encoding 3-oxoacyl-[acyl-carrier-protein] synthase 2 (MaGe:77308576), whose product MASRVVITGLGIVSPIGIGVSTFWKSAMAGQSGISAITSFDPFPMDGYRSKVAGQIRNFSAEQHIGSSHGDRVDRYAQFALAASREALSDSGMQMEKEAPHRVGVIVGAGMGGMVMGEREITQLYLHQKPHRVHPNFIPVITLNSASGIVAMATGAKGPNFTISTACSSSAHALGQAWHCIRTGQADAVIVVGADASITPLVFAGFCSLRALSSKFNEQPERASRPFDRNRDGFVMGEGAGALIVESLAHAKKRKARIYAELAGYAATSEAYHMVIPREDGEEVATTMTLALKAAEVSPSEVDYINAHATSTTIGDAVESKAIRALFKKRADAIAVSATKSLVGHTLGAAGAIGAIATTLAIHTGQIHPTANYDDPDPDCQLGGLSRDPQEKKIRAALLNAFGFGSNNAAVVLKRFRA is encoded by the coding sequence GTGGCGAGTCGGGTTGTCATTACAGGCTTGGGCATAGTATCTCCGATCGGCATCGGCGTGAGCACCTTCTGGAAGTCGGCCATGGCCGGACAATCGGGTATTTCGGCGATTACCTCCTTCGACCCGTTTCCCATGGATGGCTACCGGTCGAAAGTCGCCGGACAAATCCGAAACTTCTCCGCTGAACAGCACATCGGCTCTTCGCACGGCGACCGTGTCGACCGGTATGCGCAGTTTGCGCTCGCGGCCAGCCGTGAAGCCCTGTCCGACTCGGGCATGCAGATGGAGAAGGAAGCGCCCCATCGCGTCGGCGTCATCGTCGGAGCCGGCATGGGCGGCATGGTCATGGGCGAACGGGAAATTACGCAACTCTATCTGCATCAGAAACCGCACCGCGTCCATCCCAACTTTATCCCGGTCATCACGCTGAATTCCGCTTCCGGGATTGTGGCCATGGCCACCGGCGCCAAAGGGCCCAATTTTACAATTTCCACCGCCTGTTCATCGAGCGCCCACGCACTCGGCCAGGCCTGGCACTGTATTCGAACTGGGCAGGCCGATGCCGTCATCGTCGTCGGGGCCGACGCGAGCATTACGCCACTCGTCTTTGCCGGATTCTGTTCGCTCCGCGCGCTCTCCAGCAAATTCAATGAGCAGCCGGAACGAGCCTCGCGCCCGTTCGACCGGAACCGGGACGGATTTGTGATGGGTGAAGGCGCGGGCGCCTTGATCGTGGAGTCCCTCGCCCATGCCAAGAAGCGCAAAGCCCGCATCTACGCTGAACTCGCCGGCTATGCCGCGACAAGCGAGGCCTACCACATGGTCATTCCTCGCGAAGACGGCGAAGAAGTCGCCACCACCATGACGCTCGCATTGAAGGCTGCTGAGGTCAGCCCGTCGGAAGTGGACTACATCAACGCGCACGCCACGTCGACCACCATCGGCGATGCCGTCGAGTCGAAAGCGATCCGGGCGCTGTTTAAGAAACGCGCGGACGCCATCGCCGTCAGCGCCACCAAATCGCTGGTCGGCCATACCTTGGGCGCCGCCGGCGCCATCGGCGCCATCGCCACGACGCTGGCCATTCATACGGGACAGATTCATCCCACGGCCAATTACGATGACCCCGATCCTGACTGTCAACTGGGCGGCCTCAGCCGCGATCCGCAAGAAAAAAAGATCCGAGCCGCGCTTCTGAACGCCTTCGGATTCGGCAGTAATAATGCCGCCGTCGTCTTGAAACGATTTCGTGCCTAA
- a CDS encoding UDP-3-O-acylglucosamine N-acyltransferase (MaGe:77308578), producing MNAPSPSAPLTLAQIHRLIGGELHGNGATALTTLASLSDATAEALAFVASDKVLQSKTRITAGALLAHRHIPELAIPHIVVPNPQLAFAQVAQQFFVPAYTPRGIAPDLAKGDQVEIGPDASVWPSVTLGDRVRIGARVTLYPGVFVGSDSAIGDDSVLYPNVVVREGCSIGARVIIHSGTVVGSDGFGYVQHQGKHVKIPQLGGVTIEDDVELGANVTIDRATLGQTLIKIGTKVDNLVQIAHNVTIGAHSIVVAQVGIAGSTTIGQYVMIGGQAGLADHITIGNQVMIAARAGVNRSLEPNQIVSGAPVMPHETWMKAQAVIPRLPELRQLVRGLEQRVAMLETQLAQAPSRSSTSKKTTRSKK from the coding sequence ATGAACGCGCCCTCCCCCTCGGCACCGCTCACACTGGCTCAGATTCATCGACTCATTGGCGGGGAACTACATGGGAACGGGGCGACCGCTCTCACGACCTTGGCTAGCCTCTCGGATGCTACCGCCGAAGCTTTGGCCTTCGTGGCCAGCGACAAAGTCTTGCAGAGCAAGACAAGGATTACCGCCGGCGCGCTCCTTGCCCATCGCCACATACCGGAGCTGGCCATCCCGCACATCGTCGTTCCGAATCCTCAGCTCGCCTTTGCCCAAGTTGCCCAACAGTTTTTCGTGCCCGCCTATACTCCGCGCGGCATTGCGCCTGACCTTGCCAAAGGCGACCAGGTCGAGATCGGACCGGATGCATCGGTCTGGCCATCAGTCACTCTGGGCGATCGCGTCAGGATCGGCGCGCGCGTAACCCTATATCCTGGTGTGTTTGTAGGTTCCGACTCGGCGATCGGAGACGATTCCGTCCTATATCCGAATGTCGTGGTGCGCGAAGGCTGCTCGATCGGCGCGCGCGTCATCATCCACAGTGGAACCGTGGTGGGATCGGACGGCTTCGGCTATGTCCAACACCAGGGGAAGCACGTAAAAATTCCACAGCTGGGTGGTGTCACGATTGAGGACGACGTGGAATTAGGGGCCAACGTCACCATTGATCGCGCCACCTTGGGGCAGACGCTAATTAAGATCGGCACGAAGGTAGATAATCTGGTCCAGATCGCACACAACGTCACCATTGGCGCGCATTCCATCGTCGTCGCGCAGGTTGGTATTGCGGGGAGTACGACTATTGGCCAGTATGTGATGATTGGAGGGCAGGCCGGATTGGCCGACCACATTACGATTGGAAATCAGGTCATGATTGCCGCCCGAGCGGGAGTCAATCGGAGCCTCGAACCCAATCAGATTGTCTCCGGAGCGCCAGTCATGCCGCACGAAACCTGGATGAAAGCGCAAGCCGTGATCCCCAGGCTTCCGGAGCTTCGCCAATTAGTGCGAGGTCTTGAACAACGTGTTGCGATGCTGGAAACCCAGCTCGCCCAAGCCCCTTCTCGCTCATCGACATCGAAGAAAACCACCCGTTCAAAAAAATAG